A single region of the Syngnathus acus chromosome 6, fSynAcu1.2, whole genome shotgun sequence genome encodes:
- the LOC119123942 gene encoding snaclec purpureotin subunit beta-like — MAFALRLTVLLCGISGLLTGVWSLPKFRSTGNDCPKGWTQLDCNCYIFQDDERTFADAESVCNILGGNLVSIHNALENAFVLELIRAGGNNDFAWIGLTDAIEEDDFIWTDGSEQEFFNFDDSAESSAASNCVAIDEDDGLWYDEDCTDDEPFVCIRELFSLIHH; from the exons ATGGCATTTGCTCTTCGCTTAACAGTTCTCCTCTGTGGGATCAGTGGACTGTTGACTGGAGTC TGGTCATTGCCAAAGTTTAGGAGCACAG GTAATGACTGCCCCAAAGGCTGGACTCAGTTGGACTGTAACTGTTACATATTCCAAGATGATGAGAGGACTTTTGCAGATGCAGAG AGTGTCTGCAACATCCTTGGTGGCAATCTTGTTTCCATCCACAACGCCCTGGAGAATGCCTTTGTTCTGGAACTGATTCGAGCGGGCGGTAACAATGACTTTGCTTGGATTGGACTCACTGATGCAATTGAG GAAGATGACTTCATATGGACTGACGGCTCAGAGCAGGAGTTCTTTAACTTTGATGATTCTGCAGAGTCCAGTGCCGCTAGTAACTGTGTTGCGATCGATGAGGATG ATGGACTTTGGTATGATGAAGACTGCACAGATGACGAGCCGTTTGTTTGCATTAGAGAGTTGTTCTCATTAATACATCATTAA